CGCGAGGCTTCGCGCGCCCACAGACGCACGCCGAACGCCTGTGAGTGAACCCTTCTCATCCTGCGAGGGGAGGGTGATGACCGGCGGTGGATGGGGTGGCGTGACTGAACCGGGGCATACCACCTCCACCGATCCCAGAGCGCTTCGCGCCCGCCCCCCAGCCGTCAGCGGACGATCAGAACGCCTCCCACTGAGGATCGCGCTTCTCGGCAAAGGCGAGCGGGCCCTCGATCGCATCTCTGCTGTGCATCCGTCGCTCCTCCCACGGATAGCGCGTCACGAACGCCGCCGCCAGTGGCATGGCGGCCGACGTTCGCGTACTTGATACGCACCCGGTCCAGGTACGAGTTGACCGTCCCCGTGGAGATGCCGAGGCGCTGCGCGACGAGTTCCTTCGACTCCGACTGGAACCACTCGATGAGTACGTTCTCCTCGCGTACGGAGAGCTGGGGGCGGTCGGCGCGGGCGTTCGTTCCCAGTGCGCCGGCCAGCGCGGGCGGCATGTAGGGCCGTTCGTCGGCCGCCGCCAAAGTCGCCTCGACCAGGTGCTGTTGGCCCTCACTCTTGGTCAGAAAGGTCGCGGCCCCCAGGTCCAGGCAGTTGAGCGCGGTCTTCTCGTCGTCGCGCATCGAGTAGACGACCACCTGCCGCCCGGCGTCGACGAGCCGTCGCAGGCTGCCGAACGCGGGTCCGCCCTGGCCCAGTTGCAGATCCAGGACGACGACATCGGCCGTACTGCCCGGCGCGGTCCAGGCTTCCTGTACGGAGGCACCGGCCGCGACCACGGTGATGGGCCGCCGGGACGCGGCGTACCACACCTCGATGCCGGAGAGGATGGCGGGATGGTCGTCCACGACGACCACGCTGACCGGTCCGTTGTCACTCATGTCGGGTCAACTCCTGGAGTTCTGTGGGTCGTCGCCAGACAGCCTCCACCCACAGGCTTCCGTCCCGCGTCGTTCTGGCCACGGTCACGCCGGCGTCCGCGGCATGCCCGTGGGCCCGAGGTGGCTCTTCCGTGTGACGGCCGTCGGCGCGGTCCTCGCTGATCACGCTCACCCGTACCGAGGAGGGTGTCGACACGACGGTCACCCGCGCGATCGAGCGTGTACGGCTGAGAGTCACCGCCACCGGGTCGATCAACTCCCTGCGTATCCGCACGGGCACCTCGCCCTGCCGGCCCCGTACGGCAAGACTTATCGTCGCGCCCCGGTGCTCGGCCACCTCGACGCACGCCCGCAACTCGTTGAGCAGCGGGTCGGAGACGGCGTCGCTCTCCGCGAACAGGCGGCGCATACGGGCGGCTTCGACACCGCATCGCAGCCTGACCTCCTCGTCGTGCGGGCTCAGCGTACCGTGACCGAGGCCCACGAGCAGCGGCACCGTCGTCGCCGTCAGCGCCCGGTAGCGCTCCTTGTGATCACGCTGCATGTCCTCATGGATACGTTCCCGGGTGCGCAGTTCCTCCTCACGCGCCGCCGCGGTCCCCGCGGCCGGCGCCGTACCGTGAAGCAGGTGCGTCATTAGTACACCGACGGAGA
The nucleotide sequence above comes from Streptomyces sp. NBC_01716. Encoded proteins:
- a CDS encoding response regulator transcription factor; protein product: MSDNGPVSVVVVDDHPAILSGIEVWYAASRRPITVVAAGASVQEAWTAPGSTADVVVLDLQLGQGGPAFGSLRRLVDAGRQVVVYSMRDDEKTALNCLDLGAATFLTKSEGQQHLVEATLAAADERPYMPPALAGALGTNARADRPQLSVREENVLIEWFQSESKELVAQRLGISTGTVNSYLDRVRIKYANVGRHATGGGVRDALSVGGATDAQQRCDRGPARLCREARSSVGGVLIVR